In Rhizobium sp. CIAT894, the genomic window GCCAAACTCATAGCCGGCATCCTTGTAGGGCTTACTCATTTCCTGCAGGCGCTTGCCGAATGCCAGCCAGCCGGCACCGTCGATCGGGCGCTGATCGGCTGCCAGATGCGGCGCATAGATCGAGTCCATGCCGAGAATCTTGGCAATGTTCAGCGACTTCCGGACTTCGCCGTCGAGGAAATCGGGGCTGAAGTGGCCGCTCGCCATCGTCAAGCCGTTCCTGTCGAGTTCGGCGCGCAGGCTCTTCAGACCGGCATCGTCAAGATCGGCATAGATGCCGCCGAAACCTTCGACTTCCTGATAGCCTGATTTGCCGAGCTTTTCGAAGATTGCCGAATAAGGTTGGAAGTTACGGGCGCTGTAAAGCTGGAAACTCAGTTTCGTCATCATTCCTCCTCGGGCCTCGTGCCCATTGAATTCAGTCCAGATCAATCCGCGGACTGACAAGATTGCAGGTCGTAAAAGCGGAAGTCCGGCAGCTTGCCGCGTTCGAGCGGATGTGCCGGAGTGAAGCTGATGCGGCGGCTCTCGCCTGCTGCAAGATCGAAGGCGTTGTCGGAATATTTGCCGTCCGTCTCGCTTTCGATCATCACGAAGAGCGCAAGTCCCTTTGCGGTGACATTGATGTCGACGGCGCCGCTCGCCTCGACATATTCATGGGTGATGGTCAGCCCGGAGGGCTCCAGCTCCAGGGCCTTATAGGTGCCGTTGACATGGTGCCCCTCGCCGCCCATGCCGTTCGACGCGGTGAAATGCCAGGCAAGCAGCGTTCCCTCGTCAATCTCGGACACGTCGATGGTCGCAGCCGTCACCGCCGCCTCCGGCGAACACATGGCCTGGACGTCTTTCAGATGCTTCCGCTCGCCCTTCATCGTCAGAAGCGAGATCGAAAGATCGATGCTGACGTCCGAAAGCGTGTCGTTAACAAGCGAGAAGCGGATCGTCTTGCCGTCTTCCGATGGAATGGCAGCGACCGCGACCGGCTGGAAGAAACGTTTGACGAGATAGTGCATCGCCTTCCAGCGGCCGCCATAATCGAGGCTCGACCAGGAGGCGACCGGCCAGGTGTCGTTGAGCTGCCAGTAGACCGTGCCCATGCAATGGGGCTTCAGTGACCGCCAATATTCCACCGCCGTCTTGATCGCCAGCCCCTGCTGAATCTGGCTGAGATAGACGAAGTTCGGGAAATCCTTGGGGAAGCGGAAATAGCGGAACATCGTGCCGGCGATGCGCTCGTTGCCCCCGGCATTCTTCTGATGCAGCTCCATGACGGGGGAAGCGACGTTCATGTCCTTCTCTTCGGCATAGGTCCTGATGACAGGCAGCGAGGTATAGGACTGGAAGCCGAATTCCGAGCAGAAGCGCGGTCGCACCGACCGGTAATTGTCGAAGGATTTATTCTCGTGCCAGACCGACCAGTAATGCATGTCGCCGGACCCGTCAGCATGCCAGGCGTCGCCGAAATCGAGATAGCCTGATGCCGGGCTCGACGGCCACCACAACGCACCAGGGAGCGCCTTCTTCACCGCCTGTTCGATCGCGCGGTTGAGCCGGTCGTACGAAACGAGGTAGCGGTCGCGGTCCTTCCGCGATTCCTCGAACCATGTCAGCGCGCCCACCAGCTCGTTATCGCCACACCAGAGCGCGATCGAAGGATGCGAAGAGAGCCGGCGCACCTGGTAATCCACCTCGATCGCCACATTGCCGAGGAAGTCTTCGGTCGAGGGATAGAGGTTGCAGGCGAACATGAAGTCCTGCCAGACCATGAGGCCCAGCCGATCGCAGAGATCGTAAAAATAGTCCTGCTCGTAGAAACCGCCGCCCCAGACGCGGATCATGTTCATGTTGGCGGCTTTGGCCGATTGCAGCAGGTCCTCGGTCTTATCAGGCGAAGACAGCGAGAACAGTGCATCGGCCGGAATCCAGTTGGCGCCCCGGCAGAAGACCTCGCGGCCGTTGACCTTGAAGGCAAAACGACTGCCGGCCGCATCCGGCGTGGTGATCAGTTCGATAGTGCGAAGGCCGATCTGCTTCGTCACCACCTCGTCGGACAATTCGACGGAAAGCGCATAGAGCGCCTGTTCGCCGCTGCCGGAGGGCCACCAGAGACGCGGATTGTCGATATGGAAGAGGTGGTGGACATCCGTCTCGCCCTTGACGCCGACATCGAGACGGACGCGCTCGCCGTCGAGATCGAAATAGACCTGGGCGATGCCGGCATGCTTGGCAAACAGGCTCGCCGTCACCATGAGGTCGACCGAGCCGTCATTATTGTGGATCTGGCGGGTGACGACATGTTCGATGCGCGCCGTCTCGATCTTTTTCAGCGCGATCATGCCGTAAAGGCCGAACGGCGCGATGGCGATGTTCCAGTCCCAGCCGAAATGGCATTGCGGCTTGCGCAGCATGTTACCGTCGGGGATTGGTGAGTTGCCGGTGCTGTAAGGAATGTAGAAAGGCTGCTGCTTCTGCCGCTCGGCGCCAATGGCGGGGTTGGAGGCAAAGACGATGCGGATCGAGTTGTCGCCTGATTTCAGCATGCTCGAGACATCGGGCCGGTAGCGGCGGAAGCTGTTATCAGCCTCAAGCGCCAGGAAGCCGTTGACATAGACACTGGCGACCGTATCGAGATAGTCGATATCGAGATACCAGTCGCCTTCGACCTCCTGTAGCGTAAAGCTGCGCTCGGCCGCCCATTCGCGCTCGGCGACCCATTGCACCTTTTCCTCGTTGCGGCCGAAATAGGGATCTGGGATCAGCCCTGCCCGGT contains:
- a CDS encoding sugar phosphate isomerase/epimerase, producing MTKLSFQLYSARNFQPYSAIFEKLGKSGYQEVEGFGGIYADLDDAGLKSLRAELDRNGLTMASGHFSPDFLDGEVRKSLNIAKILGMDSIYAPHLAADQRPIDGAGWLAFGKRLQEMSKPYKDAGYEFGWHNHDFEFVKLADGSLPIERIFEGAPDISWEADIAWVVRGGADPFAWIEKLGSRITSAHVKDIAPAGENKNEDGWADVGHGTLPWAKLVAALKATKTKHYVVEHDNPADVDRLITRSIASFQTY
- a CDS encoding glycoside hydrolase family 2 protein codes for the protein MTQQQPPSSIDLSGSWHLASVDGEIRTAIVLPGDVHTALHRAGLIPDPYFGRNEEKVQWVAEREWAAERSFTLQEVEGDWYLDIDYLDTVASVYVNGFLALEADNSFRRYRPDVSSMLKSGDNSIRIVFASNPAIGAERQKQQPFYIPYSTGNSPIPDGNMLRKPQCHFGWDWNIAIAPFGLYGMIALKKIETARIEHVVTRQIHNNDGSVDLMVTASLFAKHAGIAQVYFDLDGERVRLDVGVKGETDVHHLFHIDNPRLWWPSGSGEQALYALSVELSDEVVTKQIGLRTIELITTPDAAGSRFAFKVNGREVFCRGANWIPADALFSLSSPDKTEDLLQSAKAANMNMIRVWGGGFYEQDYFYDLCDRLGLMVWQDFMFACNLYPSTEDFLGNVAIEVDYQVRRLSSHPSIALWCGDNELVGALTWFEESRKDRDRYLVSYDRLNRAIEQAVKKALPGALWWPSSPASGYLDFGDAWHADGSGDMHYWSVWHENKSFDNYRSVRPRFCSEFGFQSYTSLPVIRTYAEEKDMNVASPVMELHQKNAGGNERIAGTMFRYFRFPKDFPNFVYLSQIQQGLAIKTAVEYWRSLKPHCMGTVYWQLNDTWPVASWSSLDYGGRWKAMHYLVKRFFQPVAVAAIPSEDGKTIRFSLVNDTLSDVSIDLSISLLTMKGERKHLKDVQAMCSPEAAVTAATIDVSEIDEGTLLAWHFTASNGMGGEGHHVNGTYKALELEPSGLTITHEYVEASGAVDINVTAKGLALFVMIESETDGKYSDNAFDLAAGESRRISFTPAHPLERGKLPDFRFYDLQSCQSAD